A stretch of DNA from Deltaproteobacteria bacterium:
GAAGGCCATGGTTTTCATGGTGCAAAAGGAGGTGGCGGAGCGGCTGACGGCCACCGCTGGAAGCCGGACCTATGGCGCGCTTTCGGCGTGGGTCGCTAACTTTGTCCGGGCCGAGTATGCTTTCACGGTTCCACCGCATGTGTTTCGCCCCAGGCCGAGGGTTGATTCGGCTGTCGTGCGTTTTTATCCCCGACCGGACGCGGCCTGGGCCGAGGCGGGGGCACTGTCTCGGACGCTGCGGATGCTGTTTCAGAAGCGGCGCAAACAGTTGGGTGGCATTTTGAAGCAGGTTTGGTCCGGCGAAGTCGAGGCGTGGTGCGCCGGCCACGGAGTTGATCGGCGGATCAGACCCGAGGAATTGACCCCGGACATGCTGCGGGGGCTGGCCCTGGCATTGCGTTTTGCCATGGGCCAGGACGGGGCCAAACGGCCGTGAAGCCCCGGACTACCTATGTTTTCGAAAATATGCTTGACTTTGCAGGGGAATTTCTGTTTGCCTGCGCCTTGAGTGTTCGCGCCCCGGCGACCGAGCGTCATGGCGGCTTGGCTGGACATGCCCCGGGTGTTTGAGTAGTGGTCGGGCGATCATTCGCGATGATTTTCAATCAGGCTCATTGTAACGGTTGACGGTGTGGGGCGGTTTTTTTGGGAAAAGCTTCCATGCCCGTTGGTGAATTACTGTAAAGGAGGAAGACTGATGACGAAAGCTGAATTGGTGGCCAAGATGGCTGAAAAGGCTGGATTGAGCAAAGCCGATGCCGAACGTGCTCTGAAGTATTTTCTCGATTCCGTCCAGGAGACCCTTGTCAGCGAGGGCAAGCTGACCTTGACCGGATTTGGAACCTTCATGGTGGAAGAGCGCCAGGCCCGTACCGGCCGTAACCCCCGCACTGGCGAGGAGTTGAACATTCCTGCTTGTAAGGTCGTGAAGTTTCGTCCCGGCAAAGACCTGAAAGACGCAATCAAGTAGGACGCAAGGGGGAAGTTATGTTGCACGGGGAAACTGTTCAAAGTCCATTGCCGCAGGATTTGCCCTGGTGGCAGCCGGATCACGCCATTTTTTTCG
This window harbors:
- the rsmA gene encoding ribosomal RNA small subunit methyltransferase A; this translates as MIEQAFRAPKRSLGQNFLADPNICRRIVATLRLEPGDSVLEVGPGRGALTRILVEHEGTVLALEKDRELVGWLRQEFPGVAVVHADGLEFCWDKTMAMPGLSVIGNLPYNVASPMIWEMVSRCRGWKAMVFMVQKEVAERLTATAGSRTYGALSAWVANFVRAEYAFTVPPHVFRPRPRVDSAVVRFYPRPDAAWAEAGALSRTLRMLFQKRRKQLGGILKQVWSGEVEAWCAGHGVDRRIRPEELTPDMLRGLALALRFAMGQDGAKRP
- a CDS encoding HU family DNA-binding protein — protein: MTKAELVAKMAEKAGLSKADAERALKYFLDSVQETLVSEGKLTLTGFGTFMVEERQARTGRNPRTGEELNIPACKVVKFRPGKDLKDAIK